The Vagococcus entomophilus genomic sequence AGTCAGATTGCTTGTTTACGTAGTAAGTTTTGTAACCGTTACTGCTTTTTTTACTTTTGTGCCTCAGAAGCACTATTTCTTTACCAAATGGGGTAGAAATACACTATATGCGTATCTATTACATGGCTTTTTCATCAAAACATTCCGTACTTTTGACATTCAAGAATTTCCAATGACTGGGGAAATGTTTTCAGGTATTCTTTTTTTTAGCTTTCTACTCACTACTTTTCTATCCAGTGAAACTGTCTTAAAATATATGGGGGCTTTTAGGTGGTTTAGAATAAAAAGGAAAGCTTATCGATAAGTAAATAAATAAAAAAAATTTTGACAAGTTTTGTGCTGTGAGTTGCATATTTTAGTGTATCGTGTAAGATATATGGTGTAGATAGAAAGGAATGAACAATACACATGACAAAAGAGATTGGAAAAAAAATAATTCAAAAATTTGATAAAAATTTTAGTGAAGATAACAAGCACGTTGCAGTGCAACGTGCTGTAGTTAAAAATGGGATTTTAGCATCTTCTGAAAATCAACAAGCTTATGTTGACAACACTCCTGTTTTTTCTGTGGATTTAGACACTGGAAAAGTGGCGAACCAAAAACAAAGCGGACGGTGCTGGATGTTTGCTGCACTTAATACTTTCCGCCACAGAATTGCCGACAACTTCCGCCTAAAAGATTTTGAGCTATCTCAAAATTATACATTCTTTTGGGATAAGTTTGAAAAAGCTAATTATTTTTATGAAAATATTTTAAAAACGGCAAAAGATTCGTTAACAAGTCGTAAAGTAGCATTTTTACTTGCAACTCCTCAACAAGATGGGGGTCAATGGGATATGCTAGTGGCTCTTATCCAAAAATATGGAATTGTGCCAAAAGCAGTGATGCCAGAATCACAAAGTAGTTCAGCATCTAGTGAGTTAAATAATTTCCTAAATAAAAAATTGCGTAAAGATGCAGTAGTTTTGCGTAAGCTAGTTGCAGAAAATGCTTCAGAATCGGAGATTGCTACAGAAAAAGAAAAAATGTTAGAAGGAATTTATTCCATTTTGGCAACGGCATTAGGTACACCACCAGCAACTTTTGATTTTGAATATCGTGATGAAGACAAAAATTATCATTTAGAAAAAGATTTAACGCCTCAAACATTTTACGATAAGTTTGTGGGTGTGGACTTAAACGAATATGTTAGTATTATCAATGCGCCAACAGCAGACAAACCTTACAATCAATTATATACTGTAGAAATGCTCGGTAATGTTGTAGGTGGCAAAGAAGTACGTCACTTAAATGTTGAAATGTCTCTCTTTAAGAAATTGGCTATTGCTCAGATGCAAGCTGGAGAGTCTGTATGGTTTGGTTGTGATGTCGGTCAATATTCAAATCGTAAGGACGGCATTATGGCACTTGACATGTATAGTGTAGATGAAACGTTTGATGTGGACTTTAAAATGACAAAAGCGGAACGTCTAGACTATGGTGAAAGTTTAATGACACATGCGATGGTTCTGACTGGTGTAGATTTGGTTGAAGGACAATCCACAAAATGGAAAGTAGAAAATAGCTGGGGAGAAAAAGTTGGTTCAAAAGGATACTTTATCATGAGTGACGAATGGATGGATGAGTATACGTATCAAATAGTCGTTCGCAAAGAATTCTTAACGGATGAACTTAAACAAGCTTTAGCTGGAAACGTTACTGTTTTAGAACCATGGGATCCAATGGGAGCTTTGGCATAAATTATTTTTTGATGAAACTAATTATTAGTTGACGAATGTCATTTTTCGTGGTAAAGTTTATTAAAATAAAATGAGAAACACGTTGAGTAGGACAAGTAGATAAGTGATACTTTTTTAAGAGAGTCCTTGGTTGCTGAAAAAGGATAAAAGTCATGTATTGAACACACCTAGGAGTTACTTGTTTGAACAGCTACTATTACTTAGAGCTTATTAAAATATTTCGGGAAGCCCGTTATCGCTGATAGTTACGACTATCTAAGTCTTTTGTTGTGAAGCAAAAGTAAATTGGGGTGGAACCACGTTGAATAAAATTCTCGTCCTCTTGGCATTTTGCCAAGAGGATTTTTTTTATCCAAAATTATTTAAAGGATGTGACGTAATGAACTGGAAAAGAACGCTACCATCAGGTACGAAAGACAAACTATTTAACCAAGCAAGAGGCATTTTTCAAATGGAACAAGAAGTGAGTGAAGTGTTCTTTTCACGTGGGTATCAAAGAGTAGAGACTCCTAGTTTTGAATTTGAAGAGGTGTTTCAAATTCAAAACGCGAATGAACGAGCTTTGTACCGCTTTTTTGATCATAAGAACCGTTTGTTAGCACTAAGACCTGACATGACCCTTCCAATTGGCAGAGTGGTTGCGACTACGCATATAGTACCACCAGTTCATTTGTCTTATAGTGGAAAAGTTTTTCGCTCGAATGATGAGATGACTGGGGAACAAAATGAGCAAACGCAAGCCGGAATCGAAATCATCGGTTTTGATTCTTTGAAAGCAGAACTGGAATGTATCGTTTGTACAAAAGCGGTTTTAAAGAAATTGGAGATTACAGATTTTCATATTGAAATGGGCCATGCTCAAATTTATCAAGAAATTGTTCGAGAACTAAAGCTATCAGAAAAAGAGGAGGCGGAGTTCAAACAGTTTGTTCTAAATAAAAGTATTACCGATTTGAGAAACTTTGTCCGCAAACATCCAAGCTCGTTAGACGAATTTCTAATTGCATTGCCTAAACTTTTTGGTGAGGTTGAACCGATTATTGATCAGGCTAAATCAAAGGTAGACAATCCGATTATATTAGCAGCATTTGACCAATTACTAGCGTTAAACAATGATGCGAGACAATACGATGATTTGCTTTCCTTAACAGTAGATTTAGGACTTGTTCAAAGCTTTCAATATTACTCGGGCATTATTTTTAGAGGATTTGCTGATTTATTACCAGATTACTTTTTAAGTGGGGGAAGATACAACTCACTCTTAGAACAGTTCGGTAGCAATCCACTACCTGCTGTGGGTGTCGCGTTTAATTTAGATACATTAGCCGATTTGAAACAAAAATTGGGCATCTTTTATAAAGAGCAGAAGTTGAAGACGTTGATCCATTTTGACAAATCTCAAATGAAAAAAGCGGAAGAATTTCAAAAAAAGATTCCTTTCAGTAAGTTGAGTCTTTTTGACTCTCTTGAAAATAGTCGGGAGTTTGCTCAAAAATGGCAATATGATACTTTAGTAGTTGTGAAGAGCGAAACGGTCGAACAAATTATGTTAAAGGAGTAAGGAAAATGAAAACAATCACGATTGCTTTAACTAAAGGCCGTTTGGAACAATCAGCGTTGACATTGTTTTCAGCTGCTGGAATTGATTGTTCTTTTATGGCAGATAAGAAGAGAAAATTGATTTTTTTAAGTCCAGATGGGAAATATCGTTTTTTACTGGTAAAAGCTGCAGATGTGGTCACCTATGTCAAACATGGCGTAGCTGATATTGGTGTTGTGGGGAAAGATGTTTTGTTAGAGCATCCATATGGTTACTATGAAATGTTAGATTTAAAAATTGGCAAATGTCGGTTCTGCGTCGCCTCCACTATAGATTATGATCCAACTGATTACAAACGAAAAATAATTGCAACGAAATATCCGACTATTGCCTCACAACATTTTCAGGCAAAAGGAGAAGATGTTGAACTGATTAAAATTGAAGGCTCTGTTGAAATTGCTCCTGTTT encodes the following:
- a CDS encoding C1 family peptidase; its protein translation is MTKEIGKKIIQKFDKNFSEDNKHVAVQRAVVKNGILASSENQQAYVDNTPVFSVDLDTGKVANQKQSGRCWMFAALNTFRHRIADNFRLKDFELSQNYTFFWDKFEKANYFYENILKTAKDSLTSRKVAFLLATPQQDGGQWDMLVALIQKYGIVPKAVMPESQSSSASSELNNFLNKKLRKDAVVLRKLVAENASESEIATEKEKMLEGIYSILATALGTPPATFDFEYRDEDKNYHLEKDLTPQTFYDKFVGVDLNEYVSIINAPTADKPYNQLYTVEMLGNVVGGKEVRHLNVEMSLFKKLAIAQMQAGESVWFGCDVGQYSNRKDGIMALDMYSVDETFDVDFKMTKAERLDYGESLMTHAMVLTGVDLVEGQSTKWKVENSWGEKVGSKGYFIMSDEWMDEYTYQIVVRKEFLTDELKQALAGNVTVLEPWDPMGALA
- the hisZ gene encoding ATP phosphoribosyltransferase regulatory subunit; protein product: MNWKRTLPSGTKDKLFNQARGIFQMEQEVSEVFFSRGYQRVETPSFEFEEVFQIQNANERALYRFFDHKNRLLALRPDMTLPIGRVVATTHIVPPVHLSYSGKVFRSNDEMTGEQNEQTQAGIEIIGFDSLKAELECIVCTKAVLKKLEITDFHIEMGHAQIYQEIVRELKLSEKEEAEFKQFVLNKSITDLRNFVRKHPSSLDEFLIALPKLFGEVEPIIDQAKSKVDNPIILAAFDQLLALNNDARQYDDLLSLTVDLGLVQSFQYYSGIIFRGFADLLPDYFLSGGRYNSLLEQFGSNPLPAVGVAFNLDTLADLKQKLGIFYKEQKLKTLIHFDKSQMKKAEEFQKKIPFSKLSLFDSLENSREFAQKWQYDTLVVVKSETVEQIMLKE
- the hisG gene encoding ATP phosphoribosyltransferase: MKTITIALTKGRLEQSALTLFSAAGIDCSFMADKKRKLIFLSPDGKYRFLLVKAADVVTYVKHGVADIGVVGKDVLLEHPYGYYEMLDLKIGKCRFCVASTIDYDPTDYKRKIIATKYPTIASQHFQAKGEDVELIKIEGSVEIAPVLGLADAIVDIVETGTTLVENGLKIYEEICPISGRLIVNKASLKRNKTSILALIKQLEVEIQRRLKR